Proteins encoded within one genomic window of Pedobacter africanus:
- the clpP gene encoding ATP-dependent Clp endopeptidase proteolytic subunit ClpP: protein MKIDKDEFRKYAVKHHRINGLNVDRYIGATNNSPKAMTPYIIEERQLNVAQMDVFSRLMMDRIIFLGDAIYDGNANIIQAQLLFLQSTDNNRDIQIYINSPGGSVYAGLGIYDTMQYITPDVATICTGMAASMGAVLLVAGAKGKRAALPHSRVMIHQPSGGAQGVASDMEINLREMLKLKKELYDIISNHSGQSYEWVEKASDRDYWMKADEAKSFGMIDEVLGASNKD from the coding sequence ATGAAGATAGATAAAGACGAATTTAGAAAATACGCAGTTAAACATCACCGTATAAATGGTTTAAACGTAGATCGTTATATCGGTGCTACCAACAATTCACCAAAAGCAATGACGCCTTATATCATTGAGGAACGTCAATTAAATGTGGCGCAGATGGACGTGTTTTCCCGTTTGATGATGGATCGCATCATCTTTTTAGGGGATGCAATTTATGATGGGAATGCAAATATCATCCAGGCGCAATTGTTATTCTTACAATCTACAGATAACAACAGGGATATCCAGATTTATATCAACTCGCCGGGAGGATCTGTATATGCTGGTTTAGGTATTTACGATACCATGCAGTACATTACGCCTGACGTAGCTACCATCTGTACCGGTATGGCTGCCTCAATGGGTGCGGTATTACTGGTTGCTGGTGCCAAAGGTAAGCGTGCAGCTTTGCCACATTCACGTGTGATGATACACCAGCCTTCGGGTGGTGCCCAGGGTGTAGCCTCAGATATGGAGATCAACCTGAGAGAGATGCTGAAACTGAAAAAAGAATTGTACGATATTATTTCTAACCATTCCGGACAAAGCTACGAATGGGTAGAAAAGGCTTCAGACCGCGATTATTGGATGAAAGCCGACGAAGCAAAGAGCTTCGGAATGATTGATGAGGTGCTAGGTGCTAGCAATAAAGACTAA
- the tig gene encoding trigger factor, with product MNITQEKINDLNAVVKIKISPEDYTEKVDKSIKEQAKKANLPGFRKGMVPAAHIKKMYGRSILVEEINNLLSETLNKHLTDNKVEILGQPLPVMDDTKEFKWDYTDEFEFDYELGLAPAIDVAVTSKDKFTQYVVKADAETLASRIKNIRKSYGKMTNPEVSADGDVLYAELTQLSADGSVFEGGITSTGSVRLDQVTDKKILKSLIGLKKDDVAELDVQKAFDKNEVIIAKLLNISEEDAKDLQSKFRVTVKNVNRLEEADLNQEFFDKLFGAGVVTDEAGFNTKITEEIESMFKQDADRKLQNDIYTKLIESVKMDLPDEFLRKWLKATNEKLTDEELAEGYDDFAKNLKWTLIENKLIKDNNIEIKYEDVFQTAKQRLDTQFRMYSPSPMPEDQLAQYTATFLKEKDNANRIFDEVKAMKVFEYIQSAATLDQKEIAYNKFIELK from the coding sequence ATGAACATTACACAGGAAAAAATTAACGACTTAAATGCAGTTGTAAAAATTAAGATTTCGCCTGAGGATTATACTGAAAAGGTTGATAAATCTATAAAGGAACAAGCTAAAAAAGCAAACCTTCCAGGTTTCCGTAAAGGAATGGTTCCTGCAGCCCACATCAAAAAGATGTATGGCAGAAGTATCCTGGTAGAAGAAATCAATAATTTGTTGAGTGAAACTTTAAACAAGCACCTTACAGATAATAAGGTTGAGATACTTGGCCAGCCACTTCCTGTAATGGATGATACCAAAGAGTTCAAATGGGATTACACAGATGAATTTGAGTTTGATTATGAACTGGGGCTTGCTCCGGCTATTGATGTTGCAGTAACTTCAAAAGACAAGTTTACACAATATGTTGTTAAAGCTGACGCAGAGACATTGGCCTCACGTATCAAAAATATCCGTAAAAGCTATGGCAAAATGACAAACCCTGAAGTTTCGGCAGATGGTGATGTGCTTTATGCTGAATTAACACAACTTTCGGCAGATGGTTCAGTTTTTGAAGGTGGTATTACATCAACCGGATCTGTTCGTTTAGATCAGGTAACAGATAAAAAGATATTAAAATCTTTAATCGGTTTAAAAAAGGATGACGTAGCAGAGCTTGATGTTCAGAAAGCTTTTGATAAGAATGAGGTGATCATTGCCAAATTGTTAAACATCAGCGAAGAGGATGCTAAAGACCTGCAGTCTAAATTCCGTGTAACGGTTAAGAATGTAAACCGTTTGGAAGAGGCTGATTTAAACCAGGAGTTCTTTGATAAATTATTTGGTGCAGGTGTAGTGACAGATGAGGCTGGCTTTAACACTAAGATCACTGAGGAAATAGAAAGCATGTTTAAACAGGATGCAGACCGTAAATTGCAGAATGACATTTATACCAAGCTGATTGAAAGTGTAAAAATGGACTTGCCGGATGAGTTTTTACGTAAGTGGTTAAAAGCTACTAACGAGAAACTGACGGATGAGGAATTGGCTGAAGGTTATGATGATTTTGCAAAAAACCTGAAATGGACTTTGATTGAGAACAAACTGATCAAGGACAACAACATCGAAATTAAATATGAAGATGTGTTCCAAACTGCTAAACAACGTTTAGATACACAGTTCAGAATGTATAGCCCTAGTCCGATGCCGGAAGATCAACTAGCGCAGTATACTGCTACCTTCCTGAAAGAGAAAGACAACGCAAACCGTATTTTTGATGAAGTTAAAGCCATGAAGGTTTTTGAATACATCCAGTCGGCGGCTACTTTGGACCAAAAAGAAATAGCTTATAATAAGTTTATAGAATTGAAATAG
- the map gene encoding type I methionyl aminopeptidase produces the protein MSITSEFELEGMEMISEAVAITLKEMRAWAKPGMSTGELDDFGGQILSSFGAKSAPKLTYGFPGWTCISINNEVAHGIPSQEKILMEGDLVNIDVSAELNGFWADNGGSFVLGKDLYNRQPLVDASKQILFKAINQIKGGVKIADIGALIESEARKSGFKVIKNLAGHGVGRSLHEEPSEILNCYNRYNKQRFKKNSVVAIETFITTDSTYAEQAKDGWTLLGNKGGFAVQHEHTIIVTDGKPIILTAANEIWY, from the coding sequence ATGTCTATTACATCAGAATTCGAGTTAGAGGGAATGGAAATGATCAGCGAAGCTGTGGCAATAACCTTAAAGGAAATGCGGGCCTGGGCAAAGCCAGGAATGAGCACCGGAGAACTCGATGATTTTGGCGGGCAGATACTCAGCAGCTTTGGTGCCAAATCCGCTCCTAAACTCACTTATGGTTTTCCGGGATGGACTTGCATCAGTATCAACAATGAAGTTGCACATGGTATCCCTTCCCAAGAGAAAATCCTGATGGAGGGCGATCTTGTGAACATTGATGTATCGGCTGAATTAAATGGCTTTTGGGCAGACAATGGTGGTTCTTTTGTACTAGGTAAAGACCTTTACAATCGTCAACCCTTAGTAGATGCTTCCAAACAGATCTTATTTAAAGCAATAAACCAGATTAAAGGAGGTGTAAAAATTGCCGACATAGGAGCACTCATTGAAAGCGAGGCAAGAAAATCAGGTTTTAAAGTCATAAAAAACCTGGCCGGGCACGGTGTTGGCCGCAGCCTGCATGAGGAGCCAAGCGAAATCCTGAACTGCTATAATCGCTACAATAAGCAACGTTTTAAAAAGAACAGCGTGGTAGCTATCGAAACATTCATTACTACAGATTCAACGTATGCGGAACAGGCAAAAGATGGCTGGACACTCTTAGGTAATAAAGGCGGGTTTGCGGTACAACATGAGCATACCATTATCGTAACCGATGGAAAACCCATTATACTTACCGCAGCCAACGAGATCTGGTACTAA
- a CDS encoding ABC transporter substrate-binding protein, translated as MERSFTDQLGRTIVVNYPPKRIVSIVPSQTELLFDLGLDAEVIGITKFCIHPIDKFASRAKVGGTKRLDLELIRSLKPDLIIGNKEENEKEQVEVLMSEFPIWMSDIYTLEDAQKTIAEIGMLINREPEAAYLNHLIYAGFTDLKTLALQNGIHKKVAYLIWRKPYMLAGRDTFIDNILTWNGLQNVIVESRYPELDLAELKLLKPDLVFLSSEPYPFKEKHLEEIGNAVPEARVMLVDGEMFSWYGSRLVKAVQYLFQLQKELY; from the coding sequence ATGGAACGTAGTTTTACAGATCAGCTTGGGCGAACAATCGTTGTTAATTATCCTCCAAAAAGAATAGTGTCTATTGTCCCATCTCAGACAGAGCTGCTTTTTGACCTGGGGCTGGATGCTGAGGTGATCGGTATTACCAAGTTCTGTATACACCCGATAGATAAGTTTGCTTCGAGGGCAAAGGTAGGTGGTACAAAGCGTCTGGATCTGGAGTTAATCAGAAGCCTGAAGCCGGATCTGATTATTGGGAATAAGGAAGAAAATGAAAAAGAACAGGTTGAGGTCCTGATGAGTGAGTTCCCGATATGGATGAGTGATATTTATACACTGGAGGATGCTCAGAAAACTATTGCGGAAATAGGGATGCTGATAAACCGGGAACCGGAAGCTGCTTATTTGAATCATTTAATTTATGCAGGTTTTACGGACCTGAAAACATTGGCACTGCAGAATGGCATCCATAAAAAAGTTGCCTACCTGATTTGGAGGAAACCTTATATGCTGGCGGGAAGGGATACTTTCATAGACAATATTTTAACCTGGAATGGATTGCAGAATGTGATTGTTGAAAGCCGCTATCCTGAGCTTGATTTGGCAGAACTGAAATTGTTAAAACCAGATTTGGTTTTTCTTTCTTCCGAACCTTACCCTTTTAAAGAGAAACACCTGGAAGAAATCGGAAATGCAGTTCCTGAGGCCCGGGTAATGCTTGTTGATGGAGAAATGTTTTCCTGGTATGGGAGCAGACTTGTTAAGGCCGTACAATACCTTTTTCAATTGCAAAAAGAACTGTATTAG
- a CDS encoding glucose-1-phosphate adenylyltransferase has translation MTDKVLGVILGGGQGSRLAPLTQTRSKPAVPIAGKYRLVDIPISNCLNSGIHRMFVLTQFNSASLNKHIKNTYHFSHFSSAFVDILAAEQTPDNPTWFQGTADAVRQTMHHLLNHEFEYVLILSGDQLYQMDFKDMVQAHIDSGVQISIATIPVNAKDAPDFGILKSDEQNIITSFIEKPKSNLEDWVSDTGHEMQAEGRNYLASMGIYIFNKDLLIKIFAENAEEKDFGKEIIPRMLTEHKVLSYQYEGYWTDIGNISSFFEANLGLTDEIPKFNLFDSHHSIFTRARMLPPSKILGTTLDKTIIAEGCILQAKSIKHAVIGIRARIGVGTEIESCYIMGSDKYQTLIEIEKEKGEKPLIGIGDNCKIVNAIIDKNSRIGDNVQIIGGSHLTDGDHALYTVKDGIVVVKKGAIIPNGTVIS, from the coding sequence ATGACCGATAAAGTATTGGGTGTAATTCTTGGCGGCGGCCAGGGCTCCAGGTTAGCCCCTCTTACACAAACACGCTCAAAACCTGCTGTGCCAATTGCAGGAAAATATAGATTGGTGGATATTCCAATCTCAAATTGTCTAAATTCAGGTATTCACCGTATGTTTGTTTTAACGCAGTTTAACTCTGCATCCCTGAATAAGCACATTAAAAATACTTATCATTTTAGTCATTTCAGTTCTGCTTTTGTTGATATTTTGGCTGCGGAACAGACCCCTGATAACCCAACCTGGTTCCAGGGCACTGCAGATGCCGTGCGGCAAACTATGCACCACCTGCTAAACCATGAATTTGAATATGTGCTGATCCTTTCGGGCGACCAGCTTTACCAGATGGATTTTAAGGATATGGTGCAGGCACATATCGACAGCGGGGTGCAGATCAGTATTGCTACCATTCCTGTGAATGCCAAAGATGCCCCTGATTTTGGAATCCTTAAATCAGACGAGCAGAATATCATTACATCATTTATTGAAAAGCCGAAGAGTAACCTGGAAGACTGGGTTTCTGATACGGGCCATGAAATGCAGGCAGAGGGACGGAATTACCTGGCCTCAATGGGCATCTACATTTTCAACAAAGACTTGCTGATCAAGATTTTTGCAGAAAATGCAGAGGAGAAAGACTTCGGGAAAGAGATCATTCCGAGAATGCTAACAGAACACAAAGTGCTGAGTTATCAATACGAAGGCTATTGGACAGATATAGGGAACATTTCTTCATTTTTTGAGGCCAACCTTGGACTAACAGATGAGATTCCTAAATTTAACCTGTTCGATAGTCACCACAGCATCTTTACCCGTGCCCGCATGCTGCCGCCATCAAAAATTCTTGGAACTACGCTGGATAAGACCATTATTGCCGAAGGTTGTATTTTGCAGGCCAAAAGCATTAAACATGCGGTTATCGGTATTCGTGCAAGAATAGGTGTAGGTACAGAAATAGAAAGCTGCTATATTATGGGTAGTGATAAGTATCAGACGCTGATAGAGATTGAAAAGGAGAAAGGAGAAAAACCACTGATCGGGATTGGCGACAACTGTAAGATCGTAAATGCAATTATTGACAAGAACAGTCGTATTGGTGATAATGTCCAGATCATTGGGGGTAGCCATTTAACGGATGGCGACCACGCTTTGTATACAGTTAAAGATGGGATTGTTGTGGTGAAAAAAGGTGCGATTATCCCTAACGGAACTGTAATTAGTTGA
- a CDS encoding glycogen synthase, with the protein MEIIHLSAECYPIAKVGGLGDVVGALPKYQNKLGQVAKVVMPAYQTRFMQENEFEAVYDGWGKLGFHNFTVRIFREKTNKLGFDLYLVHIAGLLDRPQVYGYEDDTERFLAFQIAVLDWMAQWEHRPDVVHCHDHHTGLVPFMMAYCQQFRHLSQVPTVLTIHNAQYQGQFGWDKLHYIPPFDLWKSGQLDWKGAINPLASAIKCAWRVTTVSPSYLDEISFKANGLEDLLAQERGKSVGILNGIDNDVWNPQTDPMLDKTYTLRTVDAGKKANKEALCEIFKLDPEKPLFTFIGRLVGEKGADLLPDIFYNTLITYNSQVNVLVLGSGDQQVEGRLSHLKEVFPGNYNVYIGYNEQLSHQIYAGADFLLMPSRVEPCGLNQMYALRYGTIPIVRRIGGLKDTVTDIGDDGFGICHDQSSVWDVGHAIGRAVELYENIKRIKEIRKFIMQLDHSWDRAAQQYIDLYQM; encoded by the coding sequence ATGGAGATTATACACCTCAGTGCAGAATGCTATCCGATTGCTAAAGTTGGTGGTTTGGGCGATGTGGTAGGTGCTTTGCCGAAGTACCAGAACAAGCTTGGGCAGGTGGCTAAGGTAGTAATGCCTGCCTACCAGACCAGGTTTATGCAGGAAAATGAGTTTGAAGCGGTTTACGATGGCTGGGGCAAACTGGGCTTTCATAATTTTACAGTAAGGATATTCAGGGAAAAGACCAATAAATTGGGCTTTGACCTTTATCTGGTACATATAGCGGGTTTACTGGACAGGCCGCAAGTATATGGATATGAAGATGACACCGAGCGTTTCCTGGCCTTTCAGATTGCGGTGCTGGACTGGATGGCGCAATGGGAACACAGACCCGATGTGGTGCATTGCCATGATCACCATACCGGACTGGTACCTTTTATGATGGCTTATTGCCAGCAATTCCGTCACCTGAGCCAGGTGCCTACCGTCTTAACGATACATAACGCACAATACCAGGGCCAATTTGGCTGGGACAAATTGCATTACATTCCGCCGTTTGACTTATGGAAATCCGGACAATTGGACTGGAAAGGTGCCATTAATCCCTTGGCTTCGGCCATAAAATGTGCCTGGCGGGTAACCACTGTTTCGCCCAGTTACTTGGATGAAATCAGCTTTAAGGCAAATGGCCTTGAAGACCTTTTGGCACAAGAACGTGGCAAATCGGTGGGGATACTTAACGGGATAGACAACGATGTGTGGAATCCGCAAACGGATCCAATGCTCGATAAAACCTATACACTACGTACGGTAGATGCTGGTAAAAAGGCTAATAAGGAAGCGTTATGTGAGATATTTAAACTTGATCCTGAAAAACCACTTTTTACTTTCATTGGACGGCTTGTAGGGGAGAAGGGGGCGGACCTGCTTCCCGATATCTTTTATAATACGCTGATTACCTATAACAGCCAGGTTAATGTACTGGTGCTGGGATCTGGAGATCAGCAGGTTGAGGGTAGGTTATCGCATCTGAAAGAGGTATTCCCTGGGAATTATAATGTGTATATCGGCTACAATGAGCAACTGTCGCACCAGATTTATGCCGGAGCCGACTTTTTACTGATGCCAAGCAGGGTAGAACCCTGTGGCCTGAACCAGATGTATGCTTTAAGATATGGCACCATTCCAATTGTAAGAAGAATAGGCGGGTTAAAAGATACAGTTACGGATATTGGAGATGACGGTTTTGGCATTTGTCATGACCAGAGCAGTGTCTGGGATGTAGGGCATGCCATCGGTCGTGCAGTTGAATTGTACGAAAATATAAAACGTATAAAAGAAATACGTAAGTTTATCATGCAGCTGGACCACTCATGGGATAGGGCAGCGCAACAATATATAGATCTATACCAAATGTAA
- a CDS encoding sulfate adenylyltransferase subunit 1 — translation MNILKFFTAGSVDDGKSTLIGRLLYDTDSILADQLEALQQSNRKNDDGTIDLAILTDGLRAEREQGITIDVAYKYFQTDKRKFIIADTPGHIQYTRNMVTGASTAKLAIILIDARNGVVEQTIRHSYLVSLLGIEHVVVCLNKMDMVGYSETLFNAITEKYKALAAELNLKDVNFIPVSALKGDNVVNESENMPWYQGRSLLHFLETVDVADEDYGLARMPVQWVVRPQTEALHDYRGYAGRVLSGSFNVNDRVTVLPSGNSSVIERIEIFDQQPSVAHAGQSVTLHLKDDIDISRGDVLVNSAHLPQRAQLIEADICWMDTRPLDDSITYLLQHNSKLTKCKIKEVLHKVDINTLEKQEAYEFRLNDIGRVILKTADELAFDFYGDNKANGAAILIDSRTNLTVAALMFRAVAE, via the coding sequence ATGAACATACTTAAATTTTTTACAGCCGGCAGTGTTGATGATGGCAAGAGCACGCTAATTGGAAGGCTATTATACGATACAGATTCTATTCTTGCCGATCAGCTCGAAGCTTTACAGCAATCGAACCGTAAAAATGATGACGGAACAATTGACCTGGCCATTTTGACGGATGGCTTGAGGGCAGAGCGGGAGCAGGGCATTACCATTGATGTAGCTTATAAATATTTTCAAACAGATAAACGTAAGTTCATTATTGCAGATACACCTGGGCACATTCAGTATACAAGGAACATGGTTACCGGTGCATCGACAGCTAAGCTGGCCATTATTTTAATTGATGCGCGCAATGGAGTGGTAGAACAAACCATCCGCCACTCGTATCTGGTATCCTTATTGGGCATTGAGCATGTGGTGGTGTGCTTAAACAAAATGGACATGGTGGGGTATAGTGAAACCCTGTTCAATGCAATAACCGAAAAATATAAAGCCCTCGCAGCAGAGCTAAACCTGAAAGACGTGAATTTTATCCCCGTTAGTGCTTTAAAAGGTGACAATGTGGTGAATGAGTCGGAAAACATGCCTTGGTACCAGGGCAGGAGCCTGCTACACTTTCTGGAAACTGTAGACGTTGCGGATGAAGATTATGGGCTGGCCCGGATGCCGGTTCAATGGGTGGTCCGTCCTCAGACAGAAGCCCTGCATGATTATCGGGGTTATGCAGGAAGGGTATTGAGTGGATCATTTAATGTGAACGATCGCGTAACGGTATTGCCTTCGGGTAACAGTTCAGTGATTGAACGCATTGAGATATTTGACCAGCAGCCTTCGGTAGCCCATGCGGGGCAGTCGGTAACCTTACACCTGAAAGATGATATCGACATCAGCAGGGGTGATGTGCTGGTGAACTCAGCTCACCTGCCCCAGCGTGCGCAGCTTATCGAGGCCGACATTTGCTGGATGGATACACGTCCGTTGGATGACAGCATTACCTACCTGCTGCAGCACAATAGCAAGCTGACGAAATGTAAAATCAAAGAGGTACTTCATAAGGTTGACATCAATACCCTGGAAAAACAGGAAGCTTATGAGTTCCGATTAAATGACATCGGCAGGGTGATTCTGAAAACTGCTGATGAGCTGGCATTTGATTTTTACGGTGACAATAAAGCCAATGGTGCGGCTATTTTAATTGACAGCAGGACGAATTTAACGGTTGCAGCATTGATGTTCAGGGCTGTAGCGGAGTAG
- the cysD gene encoding sulfate adenylyltransferase subunit CysD, with the protein MSTYNLDYLDELEAEAIHILREVAGQFEKPALLFSGGKDSITLVRLAEKAFRPGKFPFPLVHIDTGHNFEETIIYRDNMVQRLGEKLIVGSVQDSIDQGKVVEQTGKNASRNALQTVTLLDTIAFHGFDACIGGARRDEEKARAKERIFSVRDEFGQWDPKRQRPELWNIYNGKIHKGENVRVFPISNWTELDVWNYIRRENIDLPTIYFAHYRDVITRNGQLMAASPFLNMDEEDVIEHKKVRFRTVGDMSCTAAVESDADEIDNIIAEITASKISERGARMDDKVSEAAMEDRKKGGYF; encoded by the coding sequence ATGAGTACCTATAATTTAGATTATTTAGACGAGTTAGAGGCCGAGGCCATTCACATCTTACGTGAAGTGGCGGGGCAATTTGAGAAGCCTGCGCTGCTGTTTTCGGGTGGAAAGGATTCCATTACGCTGGTGAGGTTGGCCGAAAAAGCTTTCAGGCCGGGTAAGTTCCCTTTTCCGCTGGTACACATTGATACCGGGCATAATTTTGAGGAAACCATCATTTACCGCGACAATATGGTGCAGCGGCTGGGTGAAAAACTGATCGTTGGCAGTGTGCAGGATTCCATTGACCAGGGAAAGGTGGTAGAGCAAACGGGCAAGAATGCGAGCAGAAATGCCTTGCAGACGGTTACATTGCTGGATACCATTGCTTTTCATGGCTTTGATGCCTGTATTGGCGGTGCCAGAAGAGATGAGGAAAAAGCACGAGCTAAAGAACGTATCTTTTCAGTAAGGGACGAATTTGGTCAGTGGGACCCTAAGCGTCAGCGTCCGGAGTTGTGGAACATTTACAATGGAAAGATCCATAAGGGAGAAAATGTTAGGGTATTCCCTATCAGTAACTGGACTGAGCTGGATGTATGGAACTACATCAGACGAGAAAATATTGATTTGCCGACCATTTATTTTGCGCATTACCGGGATGTGATAACGAGGAACGGTCAGTTAATGGCTGCGTCACCGTTTTTAAATATGGATGAGGAGGATGTGATCGAACATAAGAAAGTGAGGTTTCGTACCGTAGGTGACATGAGCTGTACGGCTGCTGTTGAATCTGACGCGGATGAGATTGATAACATCATTGCCGAGATCACTGCATCAAAAATCAGTGAACGCGGGGCCCGCATGGATGATAAAGTTTCGGAAGCAGCAATGGAAGACCGTAAGAAAGGAGGATACTTTTAA
- a CDS encoding phosphoadenylyl-sulfate reductase, whose product MNTKLIAIGEKIKGLDPVAALAYLAAAYPGKIVFSTSFGWEDQVITHMIFANDLPIEVFTLETGRLFPETYYVWNRTLEVYKKPIHAYFPQADALQKMVDSKGPSSFYESVENRKECCGIRKLEPLRRALKGNELWVTGIRAEQSLNRTDMIDLEWDEQNQLIKFHPIFGWSLDEVKAYIKKHNIVYNTLHDKGFPSIGCAPCTRAVREGEDFRAGRWWWEDQSKKECGLHATQ is encoded by the coding sequence ATGAATACGAAGCTTATAGCTATAGGAGAAAAAATTAAAGGGCTTGACCCGGTAGCGGCATTGGCATATCTTGCAGCTGCTTATCCGGGAAAGATCGTATTCTCAACAAGTTTTGGCTGGGAAGACCAGGTGATTACGCACATGATTTTTGCGAACGATCTGCCTATAGAAGTGTTTACCCTGGAAACAGGTCGCTTGTTTCCGGAAACCTATTACGTATGGAACCGTACGCTTGAGGTTTACAAAAAGCCGATCCACGCTTATTTCCCACAGGCAGATGCTTTGCAGAAAATGGTAGATAGCAAAGGACCAAGCAGCTTTTATGAATCAGTAGAGAACCGGAAGGAGTGCTGCGGTATCAGAAAACTGGAACCATTGAGAAGGGCTTTAAAAGGAAATGAGCTGTGGGTGACCGGCATCAGGGCTGAGCAGTCTTTGAACCGTACAGATATGATTGACCTGGAGTGGGACGAGCAAAACCAACTGATCAAATTCCATCCGATATTCGGCTGGTCGCTGGATGAGGTAAAAGCCTATATCAAGAAACACAATATTGTCTACAACACCTTACATGATAAAGGCTTTCCGAGTATAGGTTGTGCCCCCTGTACCAGGGCGGTCCGTGAAGGAGAAGATTTCAGGGCTGGTCGCTGGTGGTGGGAAGATCAGTCAAAAAAGGAATGTGGTTTACATGCCACTCAATAA
- a CDS encoding precorrin-2 dehydrogenase/sirohydrochlorin ferrochelatase family protein produces the protein MEGNQLFPVFIKLNELHTLVIGAGPVGLEKLMALLNNSNHARVTVLAETVIDELSVFAAGFPTVDVVQKSFEASDLEGINLVVAATNNNELNAEVKREANKRGLLVNVADKPELCDFYLGSVVQKGDLKIAISTNGKSPTIAKRLKEVLTDSLPNSLNITLKQMQILRNMLKGDFSSKVQRLNEVTEILMKPLDKEQQ, from the coding sequence ATGGAAGGCAATCAGTTATTTCCGGTTTTCATAAAGCTAAACGAGCTGCATACCCTGGTTATAGGGGCTGGGCCTGTTGGCTTAGAGAAATTAATGGCATTGCTGAACAATAGCAACCATGCCAGGGTCACTGTCTTGGCTGAAACGGTAATTGACGAACTAAGTGTTTTTGCTGCAGGATTTCCTACAGTTGACGTGGTGCAGAAAAGTTTTGAAGCATCGGATCTGGAGGGGATCAATCTTGTGGTTGCCGCTACCAATAACAATGAGCTGAACGCAGAGGTAAAAAGGGAAGCCAATAAACGTGGTTTACTGGTTAATGTGGCTGATAAACCTGAATTGTGCGATTTTTATCTCGGGTCGGTAGTGCAGAAGGGCGACCTGAAGATAGCCATAAGTACCAATGGCAAATCGCCAACCATTGCCAAGCGCCTAAAGGAAGTGCTCACCGATAGTCTGCCCAATAGTTTGAACATTACGCTAAAACAGATGCAGATATTGAGAAATATGCTGAAGGGCGATTTTAGCTCAAAGGTGCAGCGCCTGAATGAAGTAACAGAAATTTTGATGAAGCCTTTAGATAAAGAACAACAATGA
- the cobA gene encoding uroporphyrinogen-III C-methyltransferase produces the protein MIREPKITLVGAGPGDPELLTIKAVNALKAADVVLYDALVHEDVLAYAQPEAIKVYVGKRSGEHSYGQDTINKLMVDYALNYGHVVRLKGGDPFVFGRGYEELDFAAGYSIPVSVVPGLSSSISVPGLQQIPVTHRGLSESFWVVTGTTASGQISNDLYEAARSKATVVVLMGLGKLKEIVKLFKNEGKHQLPVAAIQSGSTENEKLAIGIVDTIVELVEEKGIKAPALLVFGEVVSLHPSFQPIRDFYQALKEEL, from the coding sequence ATGATAAGAGAACCGAAAATAACTTTGGTAGGTGCTGGGCCGGGTGATCCGGAACTGCTGACCATAAAAGCAGTAAATGCGCTTAAAGCTGCTGATGTGGTGCTGTACGATGCCCTGGTGCATGAGGATGTGCTGGCCTATGCCCAGCCTGAAGCGATTAAGGTATACGTGGGCAAAAGATCGGGCGAGCATTCTTACGGGCAGGATACCATTAACAAACTTATGGTAGATTATGCTTTAAACTATGGCCACGTAGTGCGCTTGAAAGGCGGCGACCCTTTTGTTTTTGGCAGAGGATATGAGGAACTGGATTTTGCTGCGGGATATAGCATCCCGGTATCGGTGGTTCCTGGTTTGTCGAGTTCCATCTCCGTTCCCGGCCTGCAGCAGATTCCTGTAACGCATCGTGGCCTTAGTGAAAGCTTCTGGGTAGTTACAGGTACAACAGCCTCTGGGCAGATCTCCAACGATTTATATGAAGCAGCCAGATCTAAAGCTACTGTAGTGGTATTGATGGGCTTAGGTAAGCTTAAAGAGATTGTGAAACTGTTCAAAAATGAAGGTAAACACCAACTGCCTGTAGCCGCTATACAAAGCGGCTCTACCGAAAATGAGAAGCTGGCTATTGGCATAGTAGACACCATAGTTGAACTGGTAGAAGAAAAGGGAATCAAGGCGCCGGCGTTGCTGGTTTTTGGAGAAGTGGTTTCATTGCATCCATCGTTTCAGCCGATCAGGGATTTTTATCAGGCACTAAAAGAAGAACTTTAA